A stretch of the Dictyoglomus sp. genome encodes the following:
- a CDS encoding NAD(P)-dependent oxidoreductase, translating to MRVLITGAFGNIGLSTIEEVITQGDIVRCFDLKTKKNESIFRNLKRKYKDRIEVYWGDITKEDDIRKALENQDVVIHLAFIIPKLSSTGLESEKVPDIAYKINVIGTKNLVSMMEILPKPKKLIFTSSVHVFGLTQHLEPPRKSDDPVNPHEHYSRHKLECENIIKNSNLTWSIYRLSASLPINLKLDIGMFDVPLNNRMEYVHTKDVGFAIAKGIKSDKIWKKVLLIGGGPRCQYYYKDIVEKVLKSIGLGMLPEEAFSDKPFATDWMDTRESEEILHYQRRTLEDYIEDVKKTLGYKIFFIRLFSPTIRYLLLKKSPYYKKRYIPLKVLLEGYRF from the coding sequence ATGAGAGTTCTAATAACAGGAGCTTTTGGAAATATAGGATTAAGCACTATTGAGGAAGTTATAACTCAGGGAGATATTGTAAGATGTTTTGACTTGAAAACCAAGAAAAACGAAAGTATCTTTAGGAACTTGAAAAGGAAATATAAAGATAGAATTGAAGTATATTGGGGAGATATAACAAAAGAAGATGATATTAGAAAGGCATTAGAAAACCAAGACGTTGTCATCCATCTTGCCTTTATAATACCTAAACTTTCTTCTACAGGACTTGAATCTGAAAAAGTTCCAGATATTGCATATAAGATTAATGTTATAGGGACTAAAAATCTTGTTTCTATGATGGAAATTCTTCCAAAACCTAAAAAATTAATATTTACTTCTTCTGTTCATGTTTTTGGACTTACTCAACATCTTGAACCTCCAAGAAAATCTGATGATCCTGTAAATCCCCATGAACATTATTCGAGACATAAATTAGAATGTGAAAATATTATTAAAAACTCAAATCTTACATGGAGTATATATAGACTTTCCGCATCTTTACCAATAAATTTAAAACTTGATATAGGAATGTTTGATGTTCCTCTAAACAATAGAATGGAATATGTTCATACAAAAGATGTGGGATTTGCTATAGCAAAAGGAATAAAAAGTGATAAAATCTGGAAAAAGGTCCTTCTAATAGGTGGAGGACCAAGATGTCAGTATTATTACAAAGATATAGTGGAAAAAGTATTAAAAAGTATAGGTTTAGGTATGCTTCCCGAAGAAGCCTTCTCAGATAAGCCTTTTGCTACTGATTGGATGGATACAAGGGAAAGTGAAGAGATTTTACATTATCAAAGAAGAACTCTTGAAGACTACATTGAAGATGTAAAGAAAACGTTGGGATATAAAATATTCTTTATAAGACTTTTTAGTCCCACAATAAGATATTTACTTTTGAAAAAATCGCCTTATTATAAAAAAAGATATATTCCTTTGAAGGTGCTTTTAGAAGGATATAGATTTTAA